In Nicotiana tabacum cultivar K326 chromosome 19, ASM71507v2, whole genome shotgun sequence, one DNA window encodes the following:
- the LOC107810183 gene encoding uncharacterized protein LOC107810183: protein MTEKSEIVESSNGVKLDPLSVYDFTDDDLLCLSSERRVVEISPDSAAESSIDRKKKPHNATESPDNASPNKSVGQISTARRMTRSQTPHNGAAQPTLKKSLKYPRAVRGKLVGKHVKRRKLVNASGKNKGKSVQADEVIGSKKRKVDAAQRGQAPSSSSNLKTWDFYIPPNKHFHTRISSHTNCEVVKLLKSKLDDRQLQIFRGTIFGYFLDLPNVVVQNQLIHSLLLRQVVPKREDELWFKVNGTKLRFGLAELGIITGLKCCGDADKGYESSSTNRLMDMYFSGLEKVPKQSLIDCFLEKRWRSDEDAVKIAVLYFIHTFLFSNGSRARFITKADFDIVESGEYETFPWGILVFRAMVDTMNNRLRTGLKMYRLGGLPLAFQCWFYECCTYVDGKWAHRIDNKVPRILNWKIRRQPTLNELSSGIFKMSGDKLKLKNVSPTEFEQIHLDLPESSGIPNDKEVDSAELPEVHPSDDDFSTPPPKRSKNQPKTKSDPPVNNLEMSDEIQRLSDGQSELKSDIRKVLKATVSLKEQMMASFADVFKAIESLSKKQPEKDDSEIDGRDGHHDRHGDGDSGGFNANDDHGSDGPDHGKDSIGCKENSEEGNVEAMDG, encoded by the exons atGACGGAAAAGTCGGAAATAGTAGAAAGCAGCAACGGGGTGAAATTGGACCCTTTGTCTGTTTATGATTTTACTGATGATGATTTACTATGCCTATCATCAGAGAGAAGAGTAGTAGAAATTAGTCCTGATTCTGCTGCGGAATCTTCCATTGACAGAAAAAAAAAACCACACAATGCTACTGAATCTCCAGATAATGCAAGCCCTAATAAATCTGTTGGGCAAATTTCCACTGCAAGAAGAATGACCCGCTCTCAGACGCCTCATAATGGAGCAGCTCAGCCTACTTTGAAGAAATCACTAAAATACCCTAGAGCTGTAAGAGGTAAATTAGTTGGAAAACATGTTAAAAGGAGGAAGCTTGTTAATGCTTCTGGCAAAAATAAGGGTAAATCTGTACAGGCGGATGAAGTTATTGGATCAAAAAAGAGAAAGGTGGATGCTGCACAAAGGGGACAAGCTCCTAGCTCCTCCTCCAATTTGAAG ACTTGGGATTTCTACATTCCACCAAACAAACATTTTCACACGCGTATAAGTTCGCACACAAATTGTGAAGTCGTTAAATTGTTGAAGAGCAAGTTGGATGATAGACAGCTCCAGATCTTCAGGGGAACCATATTCGGGTATTTTCTTGATTTGCCTAATGTAGTTGTACAGAACCAGCTTATACATTCCCTATTGCTCAGGCAGGTGGTCCCAAAAAGAGAGGACGAACTGTGGTTTAAAGTGAACGGGACCAAGTTGCGTTTTGGACTGGCAGAACTAGGGATTATTACTGGTTTGAAATGTTGTGGTGATGCTGATAAGGGCTATGAATCTAGTAGTACCAATAGGTTGATGGATATGTACTTTTCTGGACTTGAAAAAGTACCCAAGCAATCATTGATTGACTGCTTCCTTGAAAAGAGATGGAGGTCGGACGAGGATGCGGTCAAGATTGCTGTGTTGTATTTCATACACACATTCTTGTTCTCAAATGGGTCTAGGGCTAGATTCATCACGAAGgctgattttgatattgttgagaGCGGGGAGTATGAGACATTCCCTTGGGGTATACTTGTATTTAGAGCCATGGTGGATACCATGAACAATAGGTTGCGGACAGGTCTAAAGATGTATAGGCTTGGGGGTTTACCTTTGGCTTTTCAGTGCTGGTTCTATGAGTGCTGTACCTATGTTGATGGCAAGTGGGCTCACCGGATTGACAACAAAGTGCCCCGTATTCTTAATTGGAAAATTCGGAGGCAACCGACCTTGAACGAGTTGTCTAGTGGGATCTTCAAGATGAGCGGGGACAAG TTGAAGTTGAAGAATGTTTCTCCTACGGAGTTTGAGCAAATTCACTTGGATTTGCCTGAATCATCTGGAATTCCAAATGATAAGGAGGTGGATTCGGCTGAGCTTCCTGAAGTTCATCCTAGTGATGATGACTTTAGCACTCCACCTCCTAAAAGAAGCAAAAATCAGCCGAAGACTAAATCGGATCCCCCAGTGAACAATTTGGAGATGAGTGATGAGATCCAACGACTATCTGATGGACAGTCGGAGTTGAAGAGTGATATTCGAAAG gTCCTTAAAGCAACCGTCTCTCTTAAGGAACAAATGATGGCGTCATTTGCAGATGTCTTTAAAGCAATTGAGTCTTTGTCAAAGAAACAACCAGAAAAGGATGATTCAGAA ATTGATGGAAGAGATGGCCACCATGACAGACATGGTGATGGTGATTCCGGTGGTTTTAACGCTAATGATGACCATGGTAGTGACGGCCCAGATCATGGTAAGGACTCCATCGGTTGCAAGGAGAATAGTGAGGAAGGCAATGTTGAGGCCATGgatggatga
- the LOC142173270 gene encoding putative ripening-related protein 1 has product MRKNSSMVTSLLLLLVFATLTYSSDARLQVCHPSGKIKGIKPPPGQCNPENDSDCCKQGKMYTTYKCSPPVTGNTKAVLTLNSFQKGGDGGGPSECDNQYHSDDTPVVALSTGWYSGGDRCLNYITISANGKSVKAKVVDECDSTMGCDDEHDYQPPCPNNIVDASKAVWEALDIPEGDWGDYDITWSDA; this is encoded by the coding sequence ATGAGGAAGAACTCTAGCATGGTAACATCACTACTATTGTTACTGGTTTTTGCTACTCTTACTTACTCCTCAGATGCAAGATTACAGGTATGTCATCCGAGTGGAAAAATCAAAGGCATAAAACCGCCTCCAGGACAATGTAACCCCGAAAATGACTCGGATTGTTGCAAACAAGGCAAGATGTACACCACTTACAAATGTTCGCCTCCTGTGACCGGCAACACAAAGGCTGTTTTAACACTAAATAGCTTCCAAAAGGGTGGAGATGGTGGTGGACCATCGGAATGTGATAACCAATACCACTCTGATGACACTCCAGTTGTTGCCCTTTCAACCGGATGGTACAGTGGAGGAGATAGGTGCCTTAACTATATCACCATTAGTGCTAATGGCAAAAGTGTAAAGGCTAAAGTTGTAGACGAATGTGACTCTACCATGGGATGTGATGACGAACACGATTATCAGCCTCCATGCCCGAATAACATTGTTGATGCCTCTAAAGCTGTCTGGGAAGCCTTGGATATACCTGAAGGTGATTGGGGCGATTATGACATTACTTGGTCTGATGCTTAG
- the LOC107810178 gene encoding putative ripening-related protein 1 — protein sequence MKNSSMGTSLLVLLVFATLTYCSDARLQACQPSEKIRGIKPPPGQCNPENDSDCCKQGKMYTTYKCSPPVTGNTKAVLTLNSFQKGGDGGGPSECDNQYHSDDTPVVALSTGWYSGGDRCLNYITVSANGKSVKAKVVDECDSTMGCDDEHDYQPPCPNNIVDASKAVWEALGIPEGDWGDYDITWSDA from the coding sequence aTGAAGAACTCTAGCATGGGAACATCACTTCTGGTGTTGCTGGTTTTTGCTACTCTTACTTACTGCTCAGATGCAAGATTACAGGCTTGTCAGCCGAGTGAAAAAATCAGAGGCATAAAGCCACCTCCAGGACAATGTAATCCCGAAAATGACTCGGATTGTTGCAAACAAGGCAAGATGTACACCACTTACAAATGTTCGCCTCCTGTGACGGGTAATACCAAGGCTGTTTTAACCTTGAATAGCTTCCAAAAGGGTGGAGATGGTGGTGGACCATCAGAATGTGATAACCAATACCATTCTGATGATACTCCAGTCGTTGCCCTTTCAACCGGATGGTACAGTGGAGGAGATAGGTGCCTTAACTATATCACTGTAAGTGCTAATGGCAAAAGCGTGAAGGCTAAAGTTGTAGACGAATGTGACTCTACCATGGGATGTGATGACGAACATGATTATCAGCCTCCGTGCCCGAATAACATTGTTGATGCCTCTAAAGCAGTGTGGGAAGCCTTGGGTATACCTGAAGGTGATTGGGGCGATTATGACATCACATGGTCTGATGCTTAA